The Streptomyces sp. NBC_00576 genome contains the following window.
GCCAAGGACATGGGGCTCTAGGTCCATCCGCAGGCGCGGGATCACGGGCCTGTAAGGACATGGGCCCGGAAGGTCCCGGAAATTACCGCCCAATAGAAATGACTGCATGAGTCAGGCACTTCAGTCTCTCCTCGATCTGCTCGACCTTGAGCAGATCGAGGAGAACATCTTCCGCGGCCGGTCCCGGCCCGCCATCGTCCCGCGCGTCTTCGGCGGGCAGGTCGCGGCCCAGGCACTCGTAGCCGCCGGGCGCACGGTCCCCGCGGACCGCCCCGCGCACTCGCTCCACTCGTACTTCCTGCGCCCCGGCGACCCCGGTGTGCCGATCGTCTACACCGTCGACCGCATCCGGGACGGCCGCTCCTTCACCACCCGCCGCGTCGTCGCGGTCCAGCACGGTCAGCCGATCTTCCACCTCTCCGCGTCCTTCCAGCAGCACGAGGACGGCCTCGACCACCAGGCCCCGATGCCCGCCGCCCCCGACCCGGCGACCCTCCCCACGGCGGAGGAACAGTTCAACGGGTACGACCACCTGGACCCGGCGGTCGTCGAAAGATTCCTGCAGTCCCGCGAAGCCGTCGACATCCGCTACGTCGACGACCCGCCCTACGGCAGGATCGGCGAGCCCCGCGAACCGCGCTCCCAGGTCTGGTTCCGTACGAACGGCAAGCTCGGCGGCGCCGTCGACGAACCCCTGCTCCACGTCTG
Protein-coding sequences here:
- the tesB gene encoding acyl-CoA thioesterase II, with product MSQALQSLLDLLDLEQIEENIFRGRSRPAIVPRVFGGQVAAQALVAAGRTVPADRPAHSLHSYFLRPGDPGVPIVYTVDRIRDGRSFTTRRVVAVQHGQPIFHLSASFQQHEDGLDHQAPMPAAPDPATLPTAEEQFNGYDHLDPAVVERFLQSREAVDIRYVDDPPYGRIGEPREPRSQVWFRTNGKLGGAVDEPLLHVCLATYVSDYTLLDSVLLAHGRGGWAVNDVVGASLDHAMWFHRPFRADEWLLYDQESPSASGGRGLGQGRIYTQDGQLAITVIQEGVIRVPRTP